A stretch of Solenopsis invicta isolate M01_SB chromosome 9, UNIL_Sinv_3.0, whole genome shotgun sequence DNA encodes these proteins:
- the LOC105194252 gene encoding tetratricopeptide repeat protein 14 homolog isoform X2, producing the protein MESMDSRLVAQALNYHGQQLQKVWEGERNENELVMLNLKDPSFEIYQQRQKTLSFGDRGKRLKLQQFLTKKADDLYDKANLEKSTDRNKLELGDEEFYATVPALDTFVTMEKSQRIRNFLESLVVGDVIFAQVMGKSAAGLLLKVLCNCSDCPRVVTELGVKALILNTATVPAVDKKGVTRGYMANDLVCVVVSEINVEAERVVAVMNVPAREGQAPHPSMGLIHSDDLPEAYKKAMDNKGQSYETLLENSTGFNNPNNIKYLCDLIGLGQDNHSNMVGLRERFPPNEYASELRQAQASKWAFRSVAEGIDHFKAGRHSEAFQCLNKALTVDPRNVEGLVARGALYANSGSFKKAIDDFETALKLNQTHANARKYMAETLVALGRSYEDEKKYDDAQKAYENCLAIAPFHEEARSSIDYIKAKTLTSSLNPLDTFKGFEAENDVAENKKDKKKRKKERKSRTKKRQRWSSSSSSSSTGSSTSSSSDSSSSSSSGSSRSASRSPNRKRKHKKDHRSSLSPLSKRMAQYNNPPAATATTHDTIAPASYTTNTREKMDDYELKVRKFLEQTKDDSDYEDKVRKFLEETARWKREREKEKKHSENEKMKKKKKKEKKGKDKDKEDKKSRKKKKKEERKKRKNKDKLERDLEALKKSSLPDLEQLESKLNAYYAKVEKDCAALKSNAEKLAESSRREEELRRERERERDEASKAYHERESRVPLTSQQRKEIQRKPLTDIFEQESQLIHPEPKLPALDTAALNAKWKAAQAARQKDVPSQKWQDVQSDSKKLQSNVFVDSDEDDDNELEERLQRAALEKSMNIRKQMQRELEKRAPPPQPTPTPPPLPKEPPIPKQAPVKYPTPQPQNKFQSYKDPAMSVSQTTPTKFGSSNNLGGKFQPIGQNSGTGHPPEPPRPPPAKNQSQSKGPRTDSDSENERGHRQTPKKRDSSSRGGMNKRMSRDRPAKRSRSRSRSVSSSGSSRSRSPRRSRSRSYSNRRSGSYERKYSRSPSGTYSRSRSRSRSRSYTRSRSRSRSGDRGYYRKRQFRPYNNRGTYYKPRFQGFNNPNHRGGGNNFQNRNRFYNNQHNNRFGNRRGGGFNNRGGRGNRGNRGGRFFHNKQGFRDFRDRRDFRDRRASSRDRYNSDRSYSPDPMRKVDEAKEKINKMLEGGDDGEHQQGGSGGTTVPPNKRQAGPLSEGEERDDDDYERWGEGEGGDAASTKNEGVEPVDDNLEGKEYFIERMKQRSKNVLMQRAIAAKIW; encoded by the exons ATGGAATCTATGGATTCGCGGCTAGTGGCACAAGCATTGAACTACCATGGTCAGCAGTTGCAGAAAGTATGGGAAGGAGAGCGCAACGAAAATGAACTGGTCATGCTCAATCTGAAGGATCCTAGCTTTGAAATTTATCAACAACGGCAAAAGACTCTTAG TTTTGGAGATAGAGGCAAACGTCTGAAGCTGCAACAGTTTCTCACTAAAAAAGCTGACGATCTGTATGATAAAGCAAACTTAGAGAAATCAACAGACCGTAATAAGCTGGAGCTGGGAGACGAAG AGTTTTATGCTACAGTTCCAGCACTCGACACTTTTGTCACCATGGAGAAGTCCCAACGCATCCGCAACTTTTTAGAG agtTTAGTAGTTGGGGATGTAATTTTTGCACAAGTAATGGGCAAAAGCGCCGCAGGTCTTCTTCTGAAGGTACTTTGCAACTGCAGTGATTGTCCTAGAGTTGTCACTGAATTAGGAGTTAAG GCACTAATTTTAAATACGGCCACTGTGCCGGCGGTGGACAAGAAAGGTGTTACAAGAGGCTACATGGCAAATGATCTCGTCTGCGTCGTAGTCAGTGAAATTAACGTCGAGGCCGAACGAGTTGTTGCAGTTATGAACGTACCTGCCCGGGAAGGGCAAGCGCCACACCCATCTATGGGACTTATCCATTCTGATGATCTTCCCGAAGCCTACAA GAAAGCGATGGACAACAAAGGCCAGAGTTATGAAACGCTGTTGGAGAATAGTACTGGCTTCAACAATCCAAACAACATAAAATATCTGTGCGACTTAATCGGCCTCGGACAAGATAATCATTCCAATATGGTTGGATTGAG AGAAAGATTTCCGCCAAATGAATATGCTTCTGAATTGCGACAAGCACAAGCGAGCAAGTGGGCATTTCGAAGTGTTGCCGAGGGCATTGATCATTTCAAGGCCGGTCGTCATTCTGAAGCTTTCCAGTGCCTCAATAAGGCGCTCACTGTTGATCCTCGCAACGTTGAGGGTTTGGTCGCTCGAGGAGCATT ATATGCGAATAGCGGAAGTTTCAAGAAGGCAATTGACGATTTTGAGACAgccttaaaattaaatcaaacacATGCAAATGCTCGTAAGTATATGGCGGAAACATTAGTTGCGCTCGGGCGCAGTTACGAAgacgaaaaaaaatatgacgATGCACAAAAAGCATATGAGAATTGTTTGGCGATTGCGCCATTTCATGAAGAAGCGCGAAGTTCCATTGACTACATAAAAGCTAAGACTCTCACATCTTCGCTGAACCCCCTGGATACTTTTAAGGGTTTCGAAGCTGAGAATGATGTTGcagaaaacaaaaaagataaaaagaagcgCAAGAAGGAGAGAAAATCTAGAACAAAGAAAAGACAAAGATGGAGCTCTAGCTCGAGCTCTTCATCCACCGGATCTTCGACTTCTTCGAGTTCAGATTCGAGCAGCTCGTCATCTTCGGGAAGCTCACGATCGGCATCCCGGTCACCAAACCGTAAACGCAAACATAAGAAAGATCATCGCAGCTCACTTTCGCCGCTTAGTAAGCGCATGGCTCAATATAACAATCCTCCCGCTGCGACTGCCACTACTCACGATACTATCGCGCCAGCTTCTTACACCACAAATACACGCGAAAAGATGGATGACTATGAACTTAAAGTACGCAAATTTCTTGAGCAAACCAAGGACGATTCTGATTATGAAGATAAG gTAAGAAAATTCTTAGAAGAGACAGCAAGAtggaagagggaaagagaaaaggaaaagaaacactccgaaaatgaaaaaatgaagaaaaagaagaagaaagaaaagaaggggAAGGATAAGGACAAGGAGGACAAGAAGAGtcgaaagaagaagaagaaagaagaacgGAAAAAGCGTAAAAACAAGGACAAGCTCGAACGAGATTTAGAAGCGTTGAAAAAGTCGTCTTTACCGGATTTGGAACAATTAGAGTCCAAGCTCAATGCTTATTATGCGAAAGTTGAGAAAGACTGTGCGGCGCTTAAAAG CAACGCGGAGAAGCTCGCTGAAAGTTCACGCAGAGAGGAGGAGCTGCgcagagagagggaaagagaaagagacgaagCTTCGAAGGCATATCACGAGAGGGAATCCAGGGTGCCGCTAACTTCACAACAAAGAAAAG AAATCCAGAGGAAGCCACTAACGGACATATTTGAACAAGAATCCCAATTAATTCATCCCGAACCGAAACTCCCTGCACTAGACACTGCTGCATTAAATGCAAAATGGAAAGCTGCGCAAGCTGCTAG ACAAAAAGATGTTCCTTCTCAAAAATGGCAAGATGTCCAGTCGGACAGCAAGAAGTTACAGTCTAATGTCTTCGTGGACAGCGACGAGGATGATGACAATGAATTGGAGGAAAGATTGCAACGTGCTGCTCTTGAAAAATCTATGAACATACGCAAGCAAATGCAACGCGAACTTGAAAAAAGAGCGCCACCTCCGCAACCTACACCaacaccgccgccgctgccgaaAGAACCTCCAATTCCAAAACAGGCACCAGTCAAGTATCCTACACCGCAACCACAGAACAAGTTCCAATCGTATAAAGATCCTGCTATGTCTGTTTCACAAACTACACCGACTAAATTCGGCTCTAGCAACAATTTGGGTGGTAAATTTCAACCGATTGGTCAGAACAGCGGAACAGGACATCCGCCGGAACCACCACGTCCTCCGCCGGCAAAGAACCAATCTCAATCCAAAGGCCCGAGAACTGATTCCGACAGTGAAAATGAACGAGGCCATCGACAAACTCCGAAGAAACGCGACTCTAGCAGCAGGGGCGGCATGAATAAACGTATGAGCAGGGATCGTCCGGCGAAACGTTCGCGTAGTCGCTCTCGCAGTGTTTCCAGTTCCGGATCGTCTAGATCTCGTTCACCAAGACGCAGTCGTTCGCGTTCATATTCGAATCGACGATCTGGAAGCTATGAAAGAAAGTACAGTAGATCTCCTTCGGGTACATATAGCCGATCGCGGTCACGATCGAGATCCAGATCATATACCAGAAGTCGTAGCCGCAGTAGATCAGGCGATCGAGGTTACTATCGCAAGAGACAATTCCGACCATATAACAATCGCGGCACGTACTACAAGCCACGCTTCCAAGGTTTTAACAATCCAAATCATCGTGGCGGTGGCAACAATTTCCAGAATCGAAACCGCTTCTATAACAATCAACACAATAATCGTTTCGGCAATCGTCGTGGCGGTGGTTTCAACAATCGCGGTGGTCGTGGCAACCGCGGTAACCGTGGCGGCAGATTCTTTCACAACAAACAAGGCTTCCGTGATTTCCGCGATAGGCGAGACTTCAGGGATCGCCGTGCCTCGTCGCGCGATCGATACAACAGTGATCGCAGTTACTCACCCGATCCAATGAGGAAGGTTGACGAAGCGAAGGAAAAAATCAACAAAATGCTTGAAGGAGGCGATGACGGTGAACATCAGCAGGGTGGCAGCGGTGGTACGACCGTGCCACCTAACAAGAGACAAGCCGGACCCTTGAGCGAAGGAGAAGAAAGGGACGATGACGACTATGAGAGatggggagagggagaggggggcGATGCAGCTAGTACCAAG AATGAAGGAGTTGAACCTGTCGACGATAACCTGGAAGGCAAGGAGTACTTCATTGAGCGCATGAAACAACGAAGCAAGAACGTTTTAATGCAGAGAGCCATTGCAGCAAAGATTTGGTAG
- the LOC105194252 gene encoding tetratricopeptide repeat protein 14 homolog isoform X1: MESMDSRLVAQALNYHGQQLQKVWEGERNENELVMLNLKDPSFEIYQQRQKTLSFGDRGKRLKLQQFLTKKADDLYDKANLEKSTDRNKLELGDEEFYATVPALDTFVTMEKSQRIRNFLESLVVGDVIFAQVMGKSAAGLLLKVLCNCSDCPRVVTELGVKALILNTATVPAVDKKGVTRGYMANDLVCVVVSEINVEAERVVAVMNVPAREGQAPHPSMGLIHSDDLPEAYKKAMDNKGQSYETLLENSTGFNNPNNIKYLCDLIGLGQDNHSNMVGLRERFPPNEYASELRQAQASKWAFRSVAEGIDHFKAGRHSEAFQCLNKALTVDPRNVEGLVARGALYANSGSFKKAIDDFETALKLNQTHANARKYMAETLVALGRSYEDEKKYDDAQKAYENCLAIAPFHEEARSSIDYIKAKTLTSSLNPLDTFKGFEAENDVAENKKDKKKRKKERKSRTKKRQRWSSSSSSSSTGSSTSSSSDSSSSSSSGSSRSASRSPNRKRKHKKDHRSSLSPLSKRMAQYNNPPAATATTHDTIAPASYTTNTREKMDDYELKVRKFLEQTKDDSDYEDKVRKFLEETARWKREREKEKKHSENEKMKKKKKKEKKGKDKDKEDKKSRKKKKKEERKKRKNKDKLERDLEALKKSSLPDLEQLESKLNAYYAKVEKDCAALKRYVAQYNDIPSPLSNAEKLAESSRREEELRRERERERDEASKAYHERESRVPLTSQQRKEIQRKPLTDIFEQESQLIHPEPKLPALDTAALNAKWKAAQAARQKDVPSQKWQDVQSDSKKLQSNVFVDSDEDDDNELEERLQRAALEKSMNIRKQMQRELEKRAPPPQPTPTPPPLPKEPPIPKQAPVKYPTPQPQNKFQSYKDPAMSVSQTTPTKFGSSNNLGGKFQPIGQNSGTGHPPEPPRPPPAKNQSQSKGPRTDSDSENERGHRQTPKKRDSSSRGGMNKRMSRDRPAKRSRSRSRSVSSSGSSRSRSPRRSRSRSYSNRRSGSYERKYSRSPSGTYSRSRSRSRSRSYTRSRSRSRSGDRGYYRKRQFRPYNNRGTYYKPRFQGFNNPNHRGGGNNFQNRNRFYNNQHNNRFGNRRGGGFNNRGGRGNRGNRGGRFFHNKQGFRDFRDRRDFRDRRASSRDRYNSDRSYSPDPMRKVDEAKEKINKMLEGGDDGEHQQGGSGGTTVPPNKRQAGPLSEGEERDDDDYERWGEGEGGDAASTKNEGVEPVDDNLEGKEYFIERMKQRSKNVLMQRAIAAKIW; the protein is encoded by the exons ATGGAATCTATGGATTCGCGGCTAGTGGCACAAGCATTGAACTACCATGGTCAGCAGTTGCAGAAAGTATGGGAAGGAGAGCGCAACGAAAATGAACTGGTCATGCTCAATCTGAAGGATCCTAGCTTTGAAATTTATCAACAACGGCAAAAGACTCTTAG TTTTGGAGATAGAGGCAAACGTCTGAAGCTGCAACAGTTTCTCACTAAAAAAGCTGACGATCTGTATGATAAAGCAAACTTAGAGAAATCAACAGACCGTAATAAGCTGGAGCTGGGAGACGAAG AGTTTTATGCTACAGTTCCAGCACTCGACACTTTTGTCACCATGGAGAAGTCCCAACGCATCCGCAACTTTTTAGAG agtTTAGTAGTTGGGGATGTAATTTTTGCACAAGTAATGGGCAAAAGCGCCGCAGGTCTTCTTCTGAAGGTACTTTGCAACTGCAGTGATTGTCCTAGAGTTGTCACTGAATTAGGAGTTAAG GCACTAATTTTAAATACGGCCACTGTGCCGGCGGTGGACAAGAAAGGTGTTACAAGAGGCTACATGGCAAATGATCTCGTCTGCGTCGTAGTCAGTGAAATTAACGTCGAGGCCGAACGAGTTGTTGCAGTTATGAACGTACCTGCCCGGGAAGGGCAAGCGCCACACCCATCTATGGGACTTATCCATTCTGATGATCTTCCCGAAGCCTACAA GAAAGCGATGGACAACAAAGGCCAGAGTTATGAAACGCTGTTGGAGAATAGTACTGGCTTCAACAATCCAAACAACATAAAATATCTGTGCGACTTAATCGGCCTCGGACAAGATAATCATTCCAATATGGTTGGATTGAG AGAAAGATTTCCGCCAAATGAATATGCTTCTGAATTGCGACAAGCACAAGCGAGCAAGTGGGCATTTCGAAGTGTTGCCGAGGGCATTGATCATTTCAAGGCCGGTCGTCATTCTGAAGCTTTCCAGTGCCTCAATAAGGCGCTCACTGTTGATCCTCGCAACGTTGAGGGTTTGGTCGCTCGAGGAGCATT ATATGCGAATAGCGGAAGTTTCAAGAAGGCAATTGACGATTTTGAGACAgccttaaaattaaatcaaacacATGCAAATGCTCGTAAGTATATGGCGGAAACATTAGTTGCGCTCGGGCGCAGTTACGAAgacgaaaaaaaatatgacgATGCACAAAAAGCATATGAGAATTGTTTGGCGATTGCGCCATTTCATGAAGAAGCGCGAAGTTCCATTGACTACATAAAAGCTAAGACTCTCACATCTTCGCTGAACCCCCTGGATACTTTTAAGGGTTTCGAAGCTGAGAATGATGTTGcagaaaacaaaaaagataaaaagaagcgCAAGAAGGAGAGAAAATCTAGAACAAAGAAAAGACAAAGATGGAGCTCTAGCTCGAGCTCTTCATCCACCGGATCTTCGACTTCTTCGAGTTCAGATTCGAGCAGCTCGTCATCTTCGGGAAGCTCACGATCGGCATCCCGGTCACCAAACCGTAAACGCAAACATAAGAAAGATCATCGCAGCTCACTTTCGCCGCTTAGTAAGCGCATGGCTCAATATAACAATCCTCCCGCTGCGACTGCCACTACTCACGATACTATCGCGCCAGCTTCTTACACCACAAATACACGCGAAAAGATGGATGACTATGAACTTAAAGTACGCAAATTTCTTGAGCAAACCAAGGACGATTCTGATTATGAAGATAAG gTAAGAAAATTCTTAGAAGAGACAGCAAGAtggaagagggaaagagaaaaggaaaagaaacactccgaaaatgaaaaaatgaagaaaaagaagaagaaagaaaagaaggggAAGGATAAGGACAAGGAGGACAAGAAGAGtcgaaagaagaagaagaaagaagaacgGAAAAAGCGTAAAAACAAGGACAAGCTCGAACGAGATTTAGAAGCGTTGAAAAAGTCGTCTTTACCGGATTTGGAACAATTAGAGTCCAAGCTCAATGCTTATTATGCGAAAGTTGAGAAAGACTGTGCGGCGCTTAAAAG GTATGTAGCACAGTATAATGACATACCTTCCCCTCTTAGCAACGCGGAGAAGCTCGCTGAAAGTTCACGCAGAGAGGAGGAGCTGCgcagagagagggaaagagaaagagacgaagCTTCGAAGGCATATCACGAGAGGGAATCCAGGGTGCCGCTAACTTCACAACAAAGAAAAG AAATCCAGAGGAAGCCACTAACGGACATATTTGAACAAGAATCCCAATTAATTCATCCCGAACCGAAACTCCCTGCACTAGACACTGCTGCATTAAATGCAAAATGGAAAGCTGCGCAAGCTGCTAG ACAAAAAGATGTTCCTTCTCAAAAATGGCAAGATGTCCAGTCGGACAGCAAGAAGTTACAGTCTAATGTCTTCGTGGACAGCGACGAGGATGATGACAATGAATTGGAGGAAAGATTGCAACGTGCTGCTCTTGAAAAATCTATGAACATACGCAAGCAAATGCAACGCGAACTTGAAAAAAGAGCGCCACCTCCGCAACCTACACCaacaccgccgccgctgccgaaAGAACCTCCAATTCCAAAACAGGCACCAGTCAAGTATCCTACACCGCAACCACAGAACAAGTTCCAATCGTATAAAGATCCTGCTATGTCTGTTTCACAAACTACACCGACTAAATTCGGCTCTAGCAACAATTTGGGTGGTAAATTTCAACCGATTGGTCAGAACAGCGGAACAGGACATCCGCCGGAACCACCACGTCCTCCGCCGGCAAAGAACCAATCTCAATCCAAAGGCCCGAGAACTGATTCCGACAGTGAAAATGAACGAGGCCATCGACAAACTCCGAAGAAACGCGACTCTAGCAGCAGGGGCGGCATGAATAAACGTATGAGCAGGGATCGTCCGGCGAAACGTTCGCGTAGTCGCTCTCGCAGTGTTTCCAGTTCCGGATCGTCTAGATCTCGTTCACCAAGACGCAGTCGTTCGCGTTCATATTCGAATCGACGATCTGGAAGCTATGAAAGAAAGTACAGTAGATCTCCTTCGGGTACATATAGCCGATCGCGGTCACGATCGAGATCCAGATCATATACCAGAAGTCGTAGCCGCAGTAGATCAGGCGATCGAGGTTACTATCGCAAGAGACAATTCCGACCATATAACAATCGCGGCACGTACTACAAGCCACGCTTCCAAGGTTTTAACAATCCAAATCATCGTGGCGGTGGCAACAATTTCCAGAATCGAAACCGCTTCTATAACAATCAACACAATAATCGTTTCGGCAATCGTCGTGGCGGTGGTTTCAACAATCGCGGTGGTCGTGGCAACCGCGGTAACCGTGGCGGCAGATTCTTTCACAACAAACAAGGCTTCCGTGATTTCCGCGATAGGCGAGACTTCAGGGATCGCCGTGCCTCGTCGCGCGATCGATACAACAGTGATCGCAGTTACTCACCCGATCCAATGAGGAAGGTTGACGAAGCGAAGGAAAAAATCAACAAAATGCTTGAAGGAGGCGATGACGGTGAACATCAGCAGGGTGGCAGCGGTGGTACGACCGTGCCACCTAACAAGAGACAAGCCGGACCCTTGAGCGAAGGAGAAGAAAGGGACGATGACGACTATGAGAGatggggagagggagaggggggcGATGCAGCTAGTACCAAG AATGAAGGAGTTGAACCTGTCGACGATAACCTGGAAGGCAAGGAGTACTTCATTGAGCGCATGAAACAACGAAGCAAGAACGTTTTAATGCAGAGAGCCATTGCAGCAAAGATTTGGTAG
- the LOC105194252 gene encoding tetratricopeptide repeat protein 14 homolog isoform X3 has protein sequence MRLNGERKAMDNKGQSYETLLENSTGFNNPNNIKYLCDLIGLGQDNHSNMVGLRERFPPNEYASELRQAQASKWAFRSVAEGIDHFKAGRHSEAFQCLNKALTVDPRNVEGLVARGALYANSGSFKKAIDDFETALKLNQTHANARKYMAETLVALGRSYEDEKKYDDAQKAYENCLAIAPFHEEARSSIDYIKAKTLTSSLNPLDTFKGFEAENDVAENKKDKKKRKKERKSRTKKRQRWSSSSSSSSTGSSTSSSSDSSSSSSSGSSRSASRSPNRKRKHKKDHRSSLSPLSKRMAQYNNPPAATATTHDTIAPASYTTNTREKMDDYELKVRKFLEQTKDDSDYEDKVRKFLEETARWKREREKEKKHSENEKMKKKKKKEKKGKDKDKEDKKSRKKKKKEERKKRKNKDKLERDLEALKKSSLPDLEQLESKLNAYYAKVEKDCAALKRYVAQYNDIPSPLSNAEKLAESSRREEELRRERERERDEASKAYHERESRVPLTSQQRKEIQRKPLTDIFEQESQLIHPEPKLPALDTAALNAKWKAAQAARQKDVPSQKWQDVQSDSKKLQSNVFVDSDEDDDNELEERLQRAALEKSMNIRKQMQRELEKRAPPPQPTPTPPPLPKEPPIPKQAPVKYPTPQPQNKFQSYKDPAMSVSQTTPTKFGSSNNLGGKFQPIGQNSGTGHPPEPPRPPPAKNQSQSKGPRTDSDSENERGHRQTPKKRDSSSRGGMNKRMSRDRPAKRSRSRSRSVSSSGSSRSRSPRRSRSRSYSNRRSGSYERKYSRSPSGTYSRSRSRSRSRSYTRSRSRSRSGDRGYYRKRQFRPYNNRGTYYKPRFQGFNNPNHRGGGNNFQNRNRFYNNQHNNRFGNRRGGGFNNRGGRGNRGNRGGRFFHNKQGFRDFRDRRDFRDRRASSRDRYNSDRSYSPDPMRKVDEAKEKINKMLEGGDDGEHQQGGSGGTTVPPNKRQAGPLSEGEERDDDDYERWGEGEGGDAASTKNEGVEPVDDNLEGKEYFIERMKQRSKNVLMQRAIAAKIW, from the exons ATGCGTCTTAACGGTGAAAG GAAAGCGATGGACAACAAAGGCCAGAGTTATGAAACGCTGTTGGAGAATAGTACTGGCTTCAACAATCCAAACAACATAAAATATCTGTGCGACTTAATCGGCCTCGGACAAGATAATCATTCCAATATGGTTGGATTGAG AGAAAGATTTCCGCCAAATGAATATGCTTCTGAATTGCGACAAGCACAAGCGAGCAAGTGGGCATTTCGAAGTGTTGCCGAGGGCATTGATCATTTCAAGGCCGGTCGTCATTCTGAAGCTTTCCAGTGCCTCAATAAGGCGCTCACTGTTGATCCTCGCAACGTTGAGGGTTTGGTCGCTCGAGGAGCATT ATATGCGAATAGCGGAAGTTTCAAGAAGGCAATTGACGATTTTGAGACAgccttaaaattaaatcaaacacATGCAAATGCTCGTAAGTATATGGCGGAAACATTAGTTGCGCTCGGGCGCAGTTACGAAgacgaaaaaaaatatgacgATGCACAAAAAGCATATGAGAATTGTTTGGCGATTGCGCCATTTCATGAAGAAGCGCGAAGTTCCATTGACTACATAAAAGCTAAGACTCTCACATCTTCGCTGAACCCCCTGGATACTTTTAAGGGTTTCGAAGCTGAGAATGATGTTGcagaaaacaaaaaagataaaaagaagcgCAAGAAGGAGAGAAAATCTAGAACAAAGAAAAGACAAAGATGGAGCTCTAGCTCGAGCTCTTCATCCACCGGATCTTCGACTTCTTCGAGTTCAGATTCGAGCAGCTCGTCATCTTCGGGAAGCTCACGATCGGCATCCCGGTCACCAAACCGTAAACGCAAACATAAGAAAGATCATCGCAGCTCACTTTCGCCGCTTAGTAAGCGCATGGCTCAATATAACAATCCTCCCGCTGCGACTGCCACTACTCACGATACTATCGCGCCAGCTTCTTACACCACAAATACACGCGAAAAGATGGATGACTATGAACTTAAAGTACGCAAATTTCTTGAGCAAACCAAGGACGATTCTGATTATGAAGATAAG gTAAGAAAATTCTTAGAAGAGACAGCAAGAtggaagagggaaagagaaaaggaaaagaaacactccgaaaatgaaaaaatgaagaaaaagaagaagaaagaaaagaaggggAAGGATAAGGACAAGGAGGACAAGAAGAGtcgaaagaagaagaagaaagaagaacgGAAAAAGCGTAAAAACAAGGACAAGCTCGAACGAGATTTAGAAGCGTTGAAAAAGTCGTCTTTACCGGATTTGGAACAATTAGAGTCCAAGCTCAATGCTTATTATGCGAAAGTTGAGAAAGACTGTGCGGCGCTTAAAAG GTATGTAGCACAGTATAATGACATACCTTCCCCTCTTAGCAACGCGGAGAAGCTCGCTGAAAGTTCACGCAGAGAGGAGGAGCTGCgcagagagagggaaagagaaagagacgaagCTTCGAAGGCATATCACGAGAGGGAATCCAGGGTGCCGCTAACTTCACAACAAAGAAAAG AAATCCAGAGGAAGCCACTAACGGACATATTTGAACAAGAATCCCAATTAATTCATCCCGAACCGAAACTCCCTGCACTAGACACTGCTGCATTAAATGCAAAATGGAAAGCTGCGCAAGCTGCTAG ACAAAAAGATGTTCCTTCTCAAAAATGGCAAGATGTCCAGTCGGACAGCAAGAAGTTACAGTCTAATGTCTTCGTGGACAGCGACGAGGATGATGACAATGAATTGGAGGAAAGATTGCAACGTGCTGCTCTTGAAAAATCTATGAACATACGCAAGCAAATGCAACGCGAACTTGAAAAAAGAGCGCCACCTCCGCAACCTACACCaacaccgccgccgctgccgaaAGAACCTCCAATTCCAAAACAGGCACCAGTCAAGTATCCTACACCGCAACCACAGAACAAGTTCCAATCGTATAAAGATCCTGCTATGTCTGTTTCACAAACTACACCGACTAAATTCGGCTCTAGCAACAATTTGGGTGGTAAATTTCAACCGATTGGTCAGAACAGCGGAACAGGACATCCGCCGGAACCACCACGTCCTCCGCCGGCAAAGAACCAATCTCAATCCAAAGGCCCGAGAACTGATTCCGACAGTGAAAATGAACGAGGCCATCGACAAACTCCGAAGAAACGCGACTCTAGCAGCAGGGGCGGCATGAATAAACGTATGAGCAGGGATCGTCCGGCGAAACGTTCGCGTAGTCGCTCTCGCAGTGTTTCCAGTTCCGGATCGTCTAGATCTCGTTCACCAAGACGCAGTCGTTCGCGTTCATATTCGAATCGACGATCTGGAAGCTATGAAAGAAAGTACAGTAGATCTCCTTCGGGTACATATAGCCGATCGCGGTCACGATCGAGATCCAGATCATATACCAGAAGTCGTAGCCGCAGTAGATCAGGCGATCGAGGTTACTATCGCAAGAGACAATTCCGACCATATAACAATCGCGGCACGTACTACAAGCCACGCTTCCAAGGTTTTAACAATCCAAATCATCGTGGCGGTGGCAACAATTTCCAGAATCGAAACCGCTTCTATAACAATCAACACAATAATCGTTTCGGCAATCGTCGTGGCGGTGGTTTCAACAATCGCGGTGGTCGTGGCAACCGCGGTAACCGTGGCGGCAGATTCTTTCACAACAAACAAGGCTTCCGTGATTTCCGCGATAGGCGAGACTTCAGGGATCGCCGTGCCTCGTCGCGCGATCGATACAACAGTGATCGCAGTTACTCACCCGATCCAATGAGGAAGGTTGACGAAGCGAAGGAAAAAATCAACAAAATGCTTGAAGGAGGCGATGACGGTGAACATCAGCAGGGTGGCAGCGGTGGTACGACCGTGCCACCTAACAAGAGACAAGCCGGACCCTTGAGCGAAGGAGAAGAAAGGGACGATGACGACTATGAGAGatggggagagggagaggggggcGATGCAGCTAGTACCAAG AATGAAGGAGTTGAACCTGTCGACGATAACCTGGAAGGCAAGGAGTACTTCATTGAGCGCATGAAACAACGAAGCAAGAACGTTTTAATGCAGAGAGCCATTGCAGCAAAGATTTGGTAG